Sequence from the Bombus pyrosoma isolate SC7728 linkage group LG3, ASM1482585v1, whole genome shotgun sequence genome:
GAGCGCAAGGAATGTTTGGCAATGGCTACGGAGGATATCCGGttagttgaatattttctgcaaGCAAATCTAGTTGGTGGTCTCGTGTGGGACACACTGGGCGTGCAAGGTCTCGTATCGCATCCTTCTTTCTGGTTGCTGTGCAGTCAAGGCCGGCATTGACCTTCTCCGTGTTGTATGCCAGCAGGAGAGACCAAGTGCTGCTTTCTCAAGGACCATCGGCGTGCAGTACCGACGTGGAACTCCATTAAGATCGAGACATCCCGTTCCGACTATCGTCACAAATCATAGATTTACTAGagcgataaatttatatttacaccGTGGCTGTTTTACACCCCGAGTTTCAACCACGTTCAAATCACATCCTTAGGctaaagaaatattgattCTACCATATTGTGAGTTTAGCTTCCGACTATtagaatgaattattatttggaAGATCAAAAGATTTGACAAGACTCGGTttctttttggaaatttaaactGTTTATATGTGCGTGGAAAATACAATATCACGATTGTAATTAAGAATATCTGTTTGTTCTCAGATGGCCAGTATCGAAGTATCTTTGTCAACTACgccaagaagaaagaaaggtgGAAGCATTTCCGGTGGAGTAATATCGCCAGCTGGTCATCGAAATAGAGATCATTATAAGGAACTAGACGCTCTTCGAATTGCATTACGCGACAAGGAAAATATCATTCAAACGTAAGAAACGCTCCATGAATATACAATAGTATAGTACCGAACAAATGTTTTCGAATAATCGCTTCTTACTGTAGCGTTctgattttttatatcattggTAAGAAAACGTGAAGTTTCAATCGCTTAGAGCGATCGGCTGGCTTTCGTCACCCTCGGTCCGAAGAAGAGAAAGCAAAGACACTTGAGGGTGCAATAAATTAAGCCCGCCGCGTACTGAATCGTGCGCTGGCAGGCTGCAAAGAATTTGCGACTGCTACGCTTAcgatattctttcattttttgtgCAATCGTcagctttttaaataaatcttaacGATTCAGTGACTGTGTTCTCTGCGGCATAAATAAATCTATGGAAAGTATCGAAtaacgtttcaaatatttcggTTTCATTTCTAGAGTTaagttttaatttgtttttacagACTGAAAGGGCAACTGTGCAACACACTGAGCAACAGATTAGCTTTACGTAATGGTGCTCCACCTCTAACCGAGGCTGACAGGAAAGCAGCCGAAGAACGACTTCAAAGGTTGCGACGCGACGCGGATAATAAGCGGCTagcgataaaaaatttgaaattagcGCTCGAACGACTAGATATTACAGAGTAAGTAGAAAACTTCAATGAGTCTTGTGTTGTCAATCATCGATTAcgctaaataaatatatttataagtgtgtcaatttttgaaagattaaattgaaacaaaatttatattggaataatagagtaaataaaaatgggaAATAAATTGTGAAGTGACCGTATTGTATATAAAACCCTATATGGTCTAGTGGCTAGGGTACCTGGCTTTCATTCAGAAGGTTCAGTTGCccgtataaaaaaaatcttttttctttatttatatattcttctcgtttattttatatgcaatTTGTATATCTTGCGAATAATTATAccgtttattatattttattgtaattatctagtaaaagatgtaatttaattaatcatttttattccagCAATATCGATGTTCGAATTCAACAAGCTGAATTAGAGTACAGACTTGGACGCGAAGAACTCGAACTTTTAACTCTTCGCGAAGAAAGCAGAGCTTTACAGGCCGCTTTGGAATTGGCAGAGACccaagagaaacagaaaaatgatACAATATTTAGGTATCTGTCTTAAAGCAataaaaactttaaaaatgACAACTCGATAAAGATAAAGACATTATATCGAATTTgtacgatatatgttataactagttaaaatatatttaatcgtatcttaaatattatcattgaCGTTATTGccttaacgaaattttaggcCATAATGATTATGAAATACGATAGAATGAAGTATCtttgatatttgatttatAGTTGTATCTCTGGTTCTACGCAAGTTACGATCCATGCAGTGGAAGTTAGCGCAGATCCAAAAAGTCCCCGTTTTGGTGCTGGACCGAGAGAAGACACACCTGGCTTGTATGTCGATTGGGCAGTTGAAGATTCTGGATTATGCAAGGGAGACAGGTTTCGTACAGTACAATATTCcacattttattcaataacTATACTATACACTTAAACATAAATGATTACTAAACTGCGGATATCTATGTTTATGAACACAACTAAACAGGTAGACTCTAgctagagatttgtttcatttattaaatattatataaccaGTATcgtattttgaatattttatatattttcgcaTATTATGCGCAGTCATGGTGaagtttataaaaacaatttaataagtAATCCAATAAAAAGTCACAAAGTGACTCATTATCTGTATAACGGTATATTATTGTAAACGGGATTCTTTTCCCTTTATCTTTAGTCCGGATACTGATGACTGGCGGTGAACACAGTCATAAAGTATGTTTTCTACGCCTAGCAATTAGCacgtaaaaggaaaaacgatTATTTCTTCTCGCTGAATGGAAAGGTCGTAAAGAATAGATCATTTGATTTCCTTTATAATCTTCACGACAGAACACCTGTCGttcgtaataaattgtaacattTCTCCAAGAGAAAGCAAGAAAAACTGGGGCaataaaattacgatttgTGATCAAAGAACAATGAGGAAGAAGATAGACaacgaagaaagtaaataaaaaataaggaataGGAAGAAAGGTGAAGATTGTTAAAAAAGGAGGCACGtcaatacatataaatataacacataacaCCGACTGCTCACACTATGTAACCCAGCTATCATTGTCGAACAATAGTGCAATCTTGGCATTTGGTTCCCAACAGGTCACTGTAGCGTGAAGCAGCACCGGAAGTTCGCCGAGTGCCCTCGCTAATTGCACCTGCGGCTTCACATGACCCTATCCTTTATCCTCCCTCCCATTTTCATGTAGATTTTTTAGCAGAATTTGTTACAACTCACACCGCTGTATTTTACATTCAACCTTTTGTacttatttaaatgtatagtagaaaatagtataaataatcaaaattgttTTAAGTTTGACACCTTTCACGAATGATTTGCCTTGCTTTACTTTGTTCTCGattagaattatataattatataggaattatataaattctcaAAGAGAATAAATTACTCTTTTCGCCAAGTCTCAGTAGAATAAATCAGCCCTTGCtttgaaaactgaaaaatttcacCTAATTAAGCGTAATCACGCTCATGAAACTCGTACTTATCGGTCAACATTGTCTGCAGAATCTTGGAAGTGAATGGAAAACTTGTGGTGGGAGCAGGCAGAAGCGATTTAGCAAGGCTGTTGGCCGTTGCACCCGATGCAGCGCAAATCGTGGTCCTTCGAAAAGGCGAATCCCTGGCAGCACTCCGCACTCTTCGATCTGATAACCTTAGGCTGACTCACAGGATCGGATATCTCGAGGAACAAGTCAGGGATCTTCTCGCACCAAGTAGAGCCGAGGTTCCTGCAGACCCTCCACCGACTCGTCAAGAACAAGTTCAGGTATACAAGAGGACGACAAATACATTATTCTTCTTAGTTGAAAGCattgtacaaaaaaatataatacattattctATACGTTAATCCATAGATCTTTATCATTTCTTCACAACCCTATTATACAGGGTGCGgcatttaaatgaaaacaacTGTACAATAGCTCACAAactatttgaatattcttttagAACAGCAAAAAGTGTTTGTAAATTCAAAAGCACCCAATTTATTTCGACATTTCGCAACAACTAGCATTTAatctttattacttttttttttaggtttTTCAAAAAGGACCACAGGTAACTGCGTTAGTTGCAAATCTTCCTGGCCTTAATGTAAGGAATTCGATGGAATTACGGCAGAGTTTACCAACAGTAAGAAGCAGGCACAATGACCATTCAAAACGTTCGCTAGACGTAAAAATCTCGAACGAATTCGACTCGTCATCGGCTAGCATTTTCAATGGTCATCACAAATCACGAAGTAAACAAAAACATCAAGGATTTCCATTAACCAGGTCAACTGCAAGCTTGGATTGCAAACAAACGCAGATACAATCGCAACTACAACGTAGAAGACCACCGCGCGTTGAATCAGCTTTGGAACATTTATCTaagaatcgtaaaaattcaTCTCAAGTACAACCGTTAGACTTCGATTCCGAACCAACCTATTATCGATTACaggtattttgttaaattttaaattatgatcGAAGTAACTAAACGGAtggatgaaattttctttcgcaaacattttataatgattatttgaaagaaacgaaagtcTGGTAGACCCGTGATTAATTATTCgtgaaattagaattaaaatttccgtAGCTTAGGATTCTTTGTTATTTCAGGAGACTCAGTCGCGAGCGTCAGAAAACTCGGATATATCAGTCGTCTATAGCTCCAAAGAATCGAAATCCCGCCCAGCACCACCGAAAAAGCCACTTCGATTGTCTCTACATCGAGCAGCTAGTCTTCAATCCGTAGAAAGTGCACCACCATCTGCACACCATGAAATAGCTAAAAAACCGATGAAGAGAAGTCATAAAGGTGATCCACCGGAGAAAGGTATTCGAACGGAAACAAATGGAGAAACAAATAGCCAAATGCAAGAATCGCATTCCAATCCACCTCAACCTCCGCCGAGGACACCTTCCAGAGCAGAGTCTTGTCAAAGTGCGTTACGATGGCCTTCCCCTAAGCCACGACCTCATTTAGCACCTGTCACTATGGAAAAATGGTGCTgaacgaaaaaaaatgtaaggGAAGAAAGAACCATTATGATATgaatgatatttcaaatatcgacGTACACtgcatattatacatatttttatgtattatctGTTCAGTGTAACATGAATATTCGAGTAGTATTAACAACGAATCTTTTAAGATCTCtgttattatagaaaaaaattgggGAACTTACGAAGATTTTTATACGATGCAtttgtaaatacaaaatgacttttttatgctttttacCTGTACTTTAAGAAGACTGAATTGTTCTGGATTTATTCGTATGCTATTTTTATacctatttttaaattttatgtttaactATATTGGCTGATAATGTTTCGCTGTATACATTCATTTCATGTACAATGGAATATAAACGTTCAAAGTAATcgattacataaaaaaatttcgctttataagttaaacaaatatttcgtacaaagTACGTGAAACGTACATTTATACTCCCTAATTTATAAGTATTAgttctaaaaatatgaatctttttttatttttatgtgatTAAGATagctttatatatatgtatatcattacGTGAACATCAAatccaattttttttcatcaatTGCTAGTCGAagtatatgtagtattaattaaaatattaaaataatcatttttttgaaaaaataaaaatattatgtaatagaaatatataaatagttttattttcttaaattacatGTTCTTATTGTAGAATTCATTCTTACTTCTGCATAGTTTTTTGACAAAGTCTAGCAAGAAGACTGTTCATTTGTAGTAAACTATTAATTCCATCCACTATTCCTAGATGAGTTATTCCAATCTCCTAAAATGATAGTtccaaatttgtattttcatatctatgttgattataaaatattcattacacATTCATAgacaatataaatgtattttgacttacttttataaaatctaattttaatggCTCTTCGATGGATAGATTTGTACAAACTCTGAATATATTACTGATCAAATCTTCTGCAGAATATCccattttccataaatgttcCATTATCTATAAACATTTATCAAAAGGcgcattttatattcttatgcTATGTTAAAtagaagtttttaaaatagcATAATATCTTACCCCATATGCTTTGGAAATTTTACCCTGTGCACATAATTCCAACATTTCTTTAACAAGTAACGGATGTGGTTCGTCACAAACTTTAAAAACATTCTCACTGTTTACATGTCCAAAACCATTATAAGttgattgtaaattatttagagCCTGTCTCATATCACCCTGTGCAGTAAATACTATTGCTTCTAAACCATCATCTGTATGTGAAACCTAGttaattcattatatatataatgttattgcaatacattttcattcaaatattcaaataaaaatgtaacaatttgTTAAAGATTGATCGTACATCTTCTTTCTGACAAACTTCAATAATCTTTGCTAAAATTTGCGCATCTGATAATTTTCCATATCTTAACATGGCACAGCGTGACTGTATTGGCTCGATAATTTTTTCACTTGTATTACAAGCTAGTGCAAACCTAGTTGTATTGCTATATATCTCCATTGTCCTACGTAATGCTTGTTGCGCACCATCAGTCATGCTATCAGCTTCATccagaattattattttgtgcTTTCCTTTTGCCAAATTTACCTAAGTAAACATGGAATAAATGtttgacgaagaaaatttaaaaggaatATATGAATATGGTATCAAACATAGAAAAAATACTTACCCTCTTTTGggcaaacattttaattttatttctgacaACATCTATTCCTCTCTCATTTGACGCATTTAATTCTAATACTGCTTCCTTAAACACTGGTCCTAATAAAATACGTGCCAAACATAATATAGTTGTAGTTTTACCAACTCCCGGTGGACCAGCAATGATAATATTAGGACAGTTCCCATGTTCAGCAAATACCGATAATCTGGATACTGTGTCTTCATTACCAACAAtgtcagaaaatatttgtggTCGATACTTTTCAATCCTAAACAATTAATGAccttcatttattaaattactttgtttacattttaactTCCTTTTCTATtactctataaatatataaatcaattatGGAATAAAAACATAACctcaaaatttgttaatttcgaaattacatatttatttatagtaacaTACCATGGCAAATTGCCtgatttcttatctttttctttattttttacactATAACCACTCGTCGATGGCACAGCTTCAACATTCATAGGTTCACCGACAGTATTCTCAACTCCCATCTTTAAACTTTAAGTTAAAATCGCGGGAAAAATCGACCAGTTCGTTTAAACATGGATAAAATAGGAGTATAAAGAAACAAGTTTTGATCATTTTTGGGACAGTGCAAACAGGAGAGTTGCATTATCGATTAGTAATGATTTTTGATAATAGAGTAACAATACCGACGTACAAagttcttaaaaatttatattcaaaatatttcatttacagaaagtatttattatctaaaaatactataagagaaagaaaatacatataatagaaggaaagaaagatatataatgtAATCTTGCGATAATACTGACGGCGTAGCAGAATACCACGCTACGCCTTAAGAGGTCGCGAGTATCGATCGAATTTTGCGCATCTAGTAAATTTTACGCGATCGTCTCTCTTTCACTATCGTTTTGTCGATGGCTTACGGAATGAGATTTCAATATGGCAGCCGTCGTGATATCTGCACGAGTCAGTATCGCGGAAATGTTTTGAACTCGTTGAGTAATTGCGACAACCGGTTGACGTACAACGCATAGGTTAGTAGGACGAAATGACATTTTGTTCTTGTATCAGCTTTCTTCATCGAATAGATCAGTTTGTGTCAGGAAACCGggttttcgtgaaaatcgttTTTCTCGTACAATTGGGCCGCTAAAGTATATAGTTTGGCCGCAGTATCGTTCCAATGCAGGCATAGGTTACCTCGGCTTTTTCATTCCTTGAATCAAATTCAAACGCATATCACCTTAAATGGGAATCCGACGCTCGTTTCGTTTAACCTGACGATGTATGTGCATGTAACATCATGTATGTTTTGCGATTGTATGCTTGATGTGTGTACGTTTTTCTCAGCGAGGCTACATGTATGCGTGTACGTGCCAGGTGTATGGATGCTGTTGTCGATGCGTGTATATTCATGAAATGTTTAGAATTGTCgcttatcttttcttttcgaacGGGACATTGGTTGAGTGTCGCGCGTGTTTAAACGTCAAGAAAGAAGACTCGTCGTTTGTGTTTTTGACACATCTCACCATGCTGAGTGGACAGCATGGTGTTGCGGCCCACTACGTACCGAACAATTCACTTGGGAACGGCATTTGGTAAGTTAATATAACTTTTTCTGTATCGTTTTTCCCCTGTCATCGTTCAGTcatcaaaatttttatgacaAATGCTTTCTATTGTATCGTTCTTCGATATCATTTAACATCCCACTGTATTTTGAATATCAGCGCCATGAAACttcttcattattttatttagaaactaGTGACGttcttaattatttacgtCGAAAATTAAGGAATTCTATGAATTGCTTGTTAATGCAAATACGTAGTAtactacttttatttcggcatACTCAGATAATCGCTTCCGGTTCTTCTTGATATTCGAAATACTTAATCGTGGGAAGGACAtgattcattaaattttgctCAGTTTGCGTCCTGCTAAATGCGattccatttttatttgttcaacatttttaaattttatacacacgcgatattttacataatcgataataagagaaattaaattgttattagtTTATTCAAAATCGACCACTTTATTTATCGCATGTTATTAAATTGTGATATATTCATAGCTAAAatctgtgtatatatatttatagatattggACATCTATTGCTTATTGCGTAATTCgttactaatttattttacatttaagtAATATCATATGCATAAATCAAACACTGTAACATCCATTGTACTGTGATATAGATTTCATCATCTTACTTATTAGCATAAAATCTACCGAacgaattttatatgtatatatatatataaagtaataaattacaattttcttgcacaaaatgtttgaaaaaagtttGTGGTGCTTACGttcttcattttaatatactcatttataattagttttaattaactaGACAACCACGTTCAGGAACATTGATGAATATTGATTTGAAAAAAGCagacatatatgtatatacgtagatAATAAAGCGCAGCTTCAGCATGTAAAGTATGCAAGCATACACAGTTACTTGAATGTATAACGCGTGTTATAAGTTTACATTAACACGTGTTATTGAATTCGATTATTTCCCACGATTGAAACagcatatttattatcttttggGGATTCATTTTTGCACTAAATTCGTaactgtattaaataaatcttaattCAATGCAATagttagactgcggatgtttgtgcattttttaataatttaatatttaacctAATTTAATGGACATTTAAAGGTTCAATTCACGATATGAACTAATATTCAAACATTGTTTTTTTAcggttatatttttaaatctaaaaatctATCTTTAAATTCGTTGTCTAAATATTAGGACAAAACGGTGTTACAATATTAGTATTAGAACAGATTCTACTggttatttaaattctaaatttgaACAACTATCAATCAATGGAAACGCGTAAATTCTCTTAATCCGACAGCTATTGTTTTCTCGTCGAACTTTCTGTAGTGCATCAGTATAATTATGGttgattttatacatatttgttgcTAGAATTCGGtctagattatatatatatgtgtatacctTTGAAGCACCTATTTTCTGCTTTTCGGCCCTGACATACTCGGTTGACGCATTCTGTAGATTACATCGAATAATTAGAGAATACATACTGGTATCAGTCGTGGTCGGCTGTTTTTGGCCCGATCATTTATACTCTTTCTGAATTTCCTACAcgctaaagaaatattacagtGTAAGAAATATTACGCATTAAATCTTCACTACTGGCTTTTCGTTTCGGTTGGCCAATCGAATCCGCAAATATCAAATTTGTCTAGAGTATATCCGGTTTAAGCATCTACTGCGCAATTCAAAAGATTACGTTAATATTGGAATCTCtggaaatatcgataaaaaacaatttaaacgTTTCAGTAAGTTTCTCGTATAAAATAAGGCAACTTCGATGCACAACCTTTttttgtatatgtgtatatgtttatttacttTCTGGCTTCGCAGCCCGGAGACAAGGACTTGGCTTACACATTTCCAACTCGCATTCATTCCCATACAACTGCCACAGTACTCACCATATCCAAAAACCCACACTCCCATCTCAAACGCACATATCACCTTTCATATCTGATACTaagaatataacattttttgtactttcaaTAATCGCACTGTAATCCTGCTGTGTCGTTTTGGTCATTCTCGATGCCTAAGAATTTGTCTGCTAAAATGAGATCAggattaatgtaaaaattgggGCATCGCGATAGAGTTAGTTAATCATTCGTGAGAGCACTTTTCAAATTACACCGTTTGTTATCGTTAT
This genomic interval carries:
- the LOC122565688 gene encoding uncharacterized protein LOC122565688 isoform X1 translates to MNESRCYIDSPVLAEHQLFNRNGKALRGSKKSVLLYTTDCGDGKEDLGLKLQQRSVSLTALHTGSGTQQQYLEPRMAQLETLEAKMASIEVSLSTTPRRKKGGSISGGVISPAGHRNRDHYKELDALRIALRDKENIIQTLKGQLCNTLSNRLALRNGAPPLTEADRKAAEERLQRLRRDADNKRLAIKNLKLALERLDITDNIDVRIQQAELEYRLGREELELLTLREESRALQAALELAETQEKQKNDTIFSCISGSTQVTIHAVEVSADPKSPRFGAGPREDTPGLYVDWAVEDSGLCKGDRILEVNGKLVVGAGRSDLARLLAVAPDAAQIVVLRKGESLAALRTLRSDNLRLTHRIGYLEEQVRDLLAPSRAEVPADPPPTRQEQVQVFQKGPQVTALVANLPGLNVRNSMELRQSLPTVRSRHNDHSKRSLDVKISNEFDSSSASIFNGHHKSRSKQKHQGFPLTRSTASLDCKQTQIQSQLQRRRPPRVESALEHLSKNRKNSSQVQPLDFDSEPTYYRLQETQSRASENSDISVVYSSKESKSRPAPPKKPLRLSLHRAASLQSVESAPPSAHHEIAKKPMKRSHKGDPPEKGIRTETNGETNSQMQESHSNPPQPPPRTPSRAESCQSALRWPSPKPRPHLAPVTMEKWC
- the LOC122565688 gene encoding uncharacterized protein LOC122565688 isoform X2: MNESRCYIDSPVLAEHQLFNRNGKALRGSKKSVLLYTTDCGDGKEDLGLKLQQRSVSLTALHTGSGTQQQYLEPRMAQLETLEAKMASIEVSLSTTPRRKKGGSISGGVISPAGHRNRDHYKELDALRIALRDKENIIQTLKGQLCNTLSNRLALRNGAPPLTEADRKAAEERLQRLRRDADNKRLAIKNLKLALERLDITDNIDVRIQQAELEYRLGREELELLTLREESRALQAALELAETQEKQKNDTIFSCISGSTQVTIHAVEVSADPKSPRFGAGPREDTPGLYVDWAVEDSGLCKGDRILEVNGKLVVGAGRSDLARLLAVAPDAAQIVVLRKGESLAALRTLRSDNLRLTHRIGYLEEQVRDLLAPSRAEVPADPPPTRQEQVQVFQKGPQVTALVANLPGLNVRNSMELRQSLPTVRSRHNDHSKRSLDVKISNEFDSSSASIFNGHHKSRSKQKHQGFPLTRSTASLDCKQTQIQSQLQRRRPPRVESALEHLSKNRKNSSQVQPLDFDSEPTYYRLQTQSRASENSDISVVYSSKESKSRPAPPKKPLRLSLHRAASLQSVESAPPSAHHEIAKKPMKRSHKGDPPEKGIRTETNGETNSQMQESHSNPPQPPPRTPSRAESCQSALRWPSPKPRPHLAPVTMEKWC
- the LOC122565688 gene encoding uncharacterized protein LOC122565688 isoform X3 produces the protein MASIEVSLSTTPRRKKGGSISGGVISPAGHRNRDHYKELDALRIALRDKENIIQTLKGQLCNTLSNRLALRNGAPPLTEADRKAAEERLQRLRRDADNKRLAIKNLKLALERLDITDNIDVRIQQAELEYRLGREELELLTLREESRALQAALELAETQEKQKNDTIFSCISGSTQVTIHAVEVSADPKSPRFGAGPREDTPGLYVDWAVEDSGLCKGDRILEVNGKLVVGAGRSDLARLLAVAPDAAQIVVLRKGESLAALRTLRSDNLRLTHRIGYLEEQVRDLLAPSRAEVPADPPPTRQEQVQVFQKGPQVTALVANLPGLNVRNSMELRQSLPTVRSRHNDHSKRSLDVKISNEFDSSSASIFNGHHKSRSKQKHQGFPLTRSTASLDCKQTQIQSQLQRRRPPRVESALEHLSKNRKNSSQVQPLDFDSEPTYYRLQETQSRASENSDISVVYSSKESKSRPAPPKKPLRLSLHRAASLQSVESAPPSAHHEIAKKPMKRSHKGDPPEKGIRTETNGETNSQMQESHSNPPQPPPRTPSRAESCQSALRWPSPKPRPHLAPVTMEKWC
- the LOC122566341 gene encoding replication factor C subunit 2 isoform X1, with translation MGVENTVGEPMNVEAVPSTSGYSVKNKEKDKKSGNLPWIEKYRPQIFSDIVGNEDTVSRLSVFAEHGNCPNIIIAGPPGVGKTTTILCLARILLGPVFKEAVLELNASNERGIDVVRNKIKMFAQKRVNLAKGKHKIIILDEADSMTDGAQQALRRTMEIYSNTTRFALACNTSEKIIEPIQSRCAMLRYGKLSDAQILAKIIEVCQKEDVSHTDDGLEAIVFTAQGDMRQALNNLQSTYNGFGHVNSENVFKVCDEPHPLLVKEMLELCAQGKISKAYGIMEHLWKMGYSAEDLISNIFRVCTNLSIEEPLKLDFIKEIGITHLGIVDGINSLLQMNSLLARLCQKTMQK
- the LOC122566341 gene encoding replication factor C subunit 2 isoform X2, with the translated sequence MFAQKRVNLAKGKHKIIILDEADSMTDGAQQALRRTMEIYSNTTRFALACNTSEKIIEPIQSRCAMLRYGKLSDAQILAKIIEVCQKEDVSHTDDGLEAIVFTAQGDMRQALNNLQSTYNGFGHVNSENVFKVCDEPHPLLVKEMLELCAQGKISKAYGIMEHLWKMGYSAEDLISNIFRVCTNLSIEEPLKLDFIKEIGITHLGIVDGINSLLQMNSLLARLCQKTMQK